The genomic DNA TCGTGCAACTAGTATTATCTCTGCAATACGAGACCCTCAAAATGGATTTGCTGAGCCATTAGGAATCCATAGGTTCCGTCTACTCCATGTCAGAAGCAACTTCTGCCATCATCTCCCTGGTGGTGAACTAAAAAAAATTGATGTGAAAAGATGGAATAACCACGCAAGTCTAGAAACATGACGCATACATGGCAAGGATTGGTGAAATCCACCCCCGACTTGGACTATTTTTCCAGAATACCTGTGGAGAAGTGAACAATTTCCCACGACTAAAAATATATTCCCTAATTATATCTTTTTCCAAACAACTAAAATCatacaaaaaaaatttaaatttaaaataaaaaaacataCTACAAATAGGTTTACATCACTAgtcaataaaaaaaattaaaccaaaatattttttagaaattaaatatgAGCATTCCAAAACATGCACTCACGTAAAAAATGTACACTCGACTCACATAACACCTTTTTTAAAATTACAAAAGTCATATATATACAACTTTtttgttaaaataaaaaatacacTAAAATAAGTTTAGATCACTACCCAACAAAAAAGAATTaaaccaaaataatatttttaaatttaatgaTTTGCTATCTTGAAATTGTTTTAAATAGTAATTTTCAAAATCAAATAACTAGATCTCCAGGATCATACTGGGACGCCCCATGTTTCTTAAACCTTTTCTTTTTTTACTCGTAATTATTAAAGGGTTAACTGTATTTTAAACCATTTTACTTTGCTTGTAAAATAAATTTGTATCCGAATTTTAGAAAACACAGTTTGTATCTTGGAGTTTCATTATACactcatttttaaaattttgttcaATTGGACGAGGAAAAACCGTAAATTCGGtgatatattttattaaaatatatttatctttttcaaatattattaaaaattaaattttttataccaactataaaataataaattttgaatttttaaataatgttatcaatttcaattttgattttgatttttataatattaattttaaaattttacaattCTACAACAATTAAATTTAAGTATATAATccaaattaattattaaaatagtATGTAGTAGAATTAAAAAATATATCATTTGACTAGTTCAGCAGCCACGAGCATTTAGAGTTTTAGCTTTTGTTCCTTTCTTTTCATTTCCCCCAATTTAACAGGCCGCTCATCTTATACAAACTTATATCCCCCGCTTCCAAACTCTTCTCTTTCTAATTTAGATCCATACATATTACTTAATTTAGATCAAATAGTtgactttatgattttaatttcTTTTGAATGTCGAACAATTTGTAATTTGTTATACGCAAAAATATTTTCACTTGTTTCGTATTTTTGTATTCAGAACTTTGTTGTTCACTATTAAAGACAATTTAATTATCTATtgtattttttaatatttaatttttttcttataaAATCCGTGTACTTTAGTGTACTAAATTGGGTAAACACGAATATATTAGTGTCGTGTTAGTGTCACCAAATTGGTACACGAATCCGAATCCGGGTCGGGTTCAGGTTTAACGTTTGGTACACgaaaacacgaaagtacacggaaCATTTGTACACGACACATAACGTTGCCAGGTTTAATTAATACTATagaataaaaatcaaaattactagtattatataaaaatttaaaattttgtattaatattaatttttaatattatttcaAAGATGTAAAATTTAATTTACTTAATATTTTGCTAAATTTCCGATTTTGCCCCTATTCAATTCAATGAAATTATGAAAAGGGGTGCATAATAAATgccaaaatataaattaagaaaTGCAATATGTTTTTTCCAAATTTCTAGAACGTATTTATTTTTTCATCAAATTTGAGAAATGCAAAATGCAATTAACTCTTAAATAAATCAAGAAATTTTAAACTAGCAAAAAAATTACCATCTTCATTTTGGGTTTTATTTGACATCATTATTACATCACTTGGACCTGAAGAGATGTCATTCCTATGTTGGTGATGTgtatatattaatattttcaaCACTATCGTGACATTTTTATATTTCTTAATCGTCGTTGTACATGCGGGGCCATATTATTAGTTGTACAAAAATACTCCACTTGTGCTTGCATGCGTCATTGTTAACGTTGATGTAGACCAGAGATGTAAAAAAGCATGTTTCGAAAATCTGGCACGATCCGATCCGGTCAAAACTCAAtcaagcccggcccggtcaaagcaGTCTATACAATCTCACATCTTCATATCAGATAAGGGGTCAAAGTTTCGTATatcataatttattataatacTTTTGTCAGCTACAGTTAAACCTCGATTAAGTAATATCCGATAAAGTAATAACCTCGCTTAAGTAATAATTTTCATCGGTCCCAACTTGGGCCAATGTTGTAAAGTAATATTCTCGCTAAAAgcataagataataaaaaattcgAAAGTCATTAAGGGCCCAAGTAATATGTAAagtaataattccataattatatatatatatatatatatatatactgtataatgtatatgattacaaaatttaattcttattaaaatatgaatCTATTGTAGCTTGTTTCTTCTTTCCACCAAAGCCAAAATTAATCTCGTCCTTGACTTTATGTAAAGCAAAAATAACTCCTGGTATGTTTTGCTCGTGTTGTAACAAGTAATTGTTCAAAGTGGTGAGTGCTTGAAATGCTTCCTTTGATGACACGCTTGGGATGACATTGCTATCGTCGGGTTCAGGATCAGTCCCTTCATCAGTGCTCATTACCGACTCAATGATTTCTTCATCCGTAGGTGATTCCATAACCGCATCATTCTCGTTTGGATAGTTTAAGAGATGCTCGACATCCATCACATTCCTATATCGTAAATTAGAGATAACTTCATTTAATCCTTCGACACCTTCATTTATTTCTCCAAGTTCttgttcatcattttcttctgAACGAATCTTGCAATGCCGAAAACAATTTGTAATTGTGGTTGTTTTCACATCAATATTCCAAGCCATGTTAGCAAAACTAATAGCATTCAAGATATTAACTTTTTCAGGATTTGTTGCATTAACTTCAAGACTTTGCAACATGCTAGAATATAGACGACGCCGATAGTGAACTTTAAATGCTCGAATAATTCCAGCATCGCATGGTTGAATCTTAGATGTTGTGTTAGGAGGTAGAAAGAACAACTCTGTATTTCTCAAGCCTTCAACTATTTTTGGATGAGCAGGACAATTGTCAACAATCAAAAGTACCTTCCTGCCATTCATTTTACTATCAAACCAAGTAACAAATTCTTGAAAAAGCAAGCCAGTCATCCAAGCCTTCTTGTTAAACCGATACACACAATTAAGATTGTTTATATTCACATTTTTAAAGCACCTAGGATTGGCGTACTTACCAATGATCCAAAGTGGAACTTTGTCAGACCCATCACCGTTGCAACACACAACTACAGTGATTCTCTCTTTATCTTTTTTGCGGCCCTCTAGCTGTTTGGTAGCTAGTGAATGGTCAGCTTCAAGTCGATAGAATAATCCCGTTTCATCCATGTTATAAATATCTTTCAACTGAAATTGATCCAATTTTGATCGGATGCCTGGCAATGCATTTTCAATGTTCTCCATCATCACTGAACCACTTTCACCAAAACGCCGATAAGATTTGATTCCATATCTTGCCTTGAAACGTTCTAACCATCCACTGGAAAAGCTAAAATCGGAATTACTTTCCCCATACATTTTCTTCATTAGCTCCTTTCCTTTTTCTTGAATGATTTCTCCAGACATATTAACTTTATCTTGCCTTTGAAGAAACCACTCAAACAAAACTTTCTCTAACTCTGGATATTTTGCTGATTTGTGTTTTTTGACATCACTTTGTTTCCTCTCGTCGGACAAGTATTCCGAGGCTCTCTTGAGTGTGTTTGATATAGTTGATTGACTGATATCTAAGTCATATTTTTGATGTACCCATGCTTGTAAATCTTTCTGGCTTACACCTGGATTCTCCTTTTTATATTCACAAATAGCACTCCTTATCTTATCTGTGATTGCTGATTTTTTCACTCCTTTTAGATGATGCGAAGACATTGGTGTATACTGTAAAACAAAGTTGATATTGTATGTGTCTGTAGTGTACCATTCTATCATTTTATATAGTTAATCACAAAGTCTTATCATTAATATTATGGTGTCTcttcatgtatttttatttaaGAATTACAATAAATATTAGATGGTTGAGTTTCAATACAACGTACACAACACATGTTACCTTTATGTACTGATCTGGTGCAATTTTAATATGCATGCATCTAGTTTTTGGATATAAGTAATCATAATAAAAGTAATTTTAGATCAAATACATTGCATGTGATTAATTCTAGTTTTTATACGTACATTATATATTATACTGTACCACGTAAACATAAAAATTCggtaaaataataaaatattactttatcgataaagtaataaaatattattatatcgataaagtaataaattcggtaaagtaatattttttcccGGTCCCAAGGGtattactttaaagaggtttaactgtATTCACTGAAAGTTTGGGAATGTTAATTAAATTAGCCAATTTTTCACATTTGACATCCTCCTAAATTAAAATAATGTTATATATTctaataaaaatatcatatttatttttaaatatactTGCAAATGAATAATTTGAAAATTTTTGGTGCTAATTGTTTGAATAAATTTTGATAATAAAGATGTAAAAAAATATAAGGAAAAAAaagataataatatattaatattattgatAAGTTAATTATATAATCTTGATTCAACATTCTGATCGGAAATGCTCTTGTGATTTAGACTTAAGACTAGAGATCCCCAAAAAGCCCGGGCCCAAAAATCTGACCCAGCCCGATTCGGTCAAAACCCGGTCAAACCCGGCCCGGTCAAAACCCAGTCCGGTCCCGGTCCGGGCTTCGggcctcgacgggccctatatttttaggcaaagcccggcccGACCCGGTTAAAAGCCCGGGTTTCGGTCCGGCCCGACCcgattaaaagcccgaaaaagcccggttataatctgattattctaatatattttcttatatatttatacattcacatttactataaatataaataatattttaaacatatacatatttacatatttgtgattaataatattatttatatacttcgttgcataaataatgaaagaagatataataagtacactatatatttggatatcattgttatgaatatttggatatcattgttatcataacaatgaaATCATTGTTATCATTGTTATCATATcaatgataaaatatattatataaacatgtttattttttgccgaacttaaatattttcaacgaagtaatgttttaataaaatattccatgtaaactaatatatttttacgatgatctagaTCCTAACACATGTATTCTTTggaatctctaataatactcgatccgatttaaattagagaaaagcccggcccgattcgatccggcccgaaaaaaaACCCGGCtaggcccgcctcgagggcccaaacgggcttTGACATTTCCGGAAAGCCCGGTCCGGTCAAAGTCAATTAACGTGTttaagattaatttttcaaatatttataataaaaattcattTGTGATCCAATACTAAATAATATATCTTTTAACGTGTTTGACTATTTATTAATTGATGTACTTCAATTAATTAATGATATTTACAtgtataaataattttaaattttactATATTATCCGTATCTTGGATATCCGGAAAATATTTGATCCGATCCGAAATTCGACGGATTTAGATTTGAATAActcaaaaatatttaaatttaaatttgaattttccAATATCTGATGCGAACCGAACAGTCCCCAGTCGGAACTTATCATTACTTGAATTTGATAGATTTAGTGGAAGATCTAATCAAGCATAATCAGGTACATTTGATTATTACCATGCAAGCTAGCTGTTAATTCAA from Apium graveolens cultivar Ventura chromosome 5, ASM990537v1, whole genome shotgun sequence includes the following:
- the LOC141660832 gene encoding CENP-B homolog protein 2-like codes for the protein MIEWYTTDTYNINFVLQYTPMSSHHLKGVKKSAITDKIRSAICEYKKENPGVSQKDLQAWVHQKYDLDISQSTISNTLKRASEYLSDERKQSDVKKHKSAKYPELEKVLFEWFLQRQDKVNMSGEIIQEKGKELMKKMYGESNSDFSFSSGWLERFKARYGIKSYRRFGESGSVMMENIENALPGIRSKLDQFQLKDIYNMDETGLFYRLEADHSLATKQLEGRKKDKERITVVVCCNGDGSDKVPLWIIGKYANPRCFKNVNINNLNCVYRFNKKAWMTGLLFQEFVTWFDSKMNGRKVLLIVDNCPAHPKIVEGLRNTELFFLPPNTTSKIQPCDAGIIRAFKVHYRRRLYSSMLQSLEVNATNPEKVNILNAISFANMAWNIDVKTTTITNCFRHCKIRSEENDEQELGEINEGVEGLNEVISNLRYRNVMDVEHLLNYPNENDAVMESPTDEEIIESVMSTDEGTDPEPDDSNVIPSVSSKEAFQALTTLNNYLLQHEQNIPGVIFALHKVKDEINFGFGGKKKQATIDSYFNKN